GAGCTAGAGAAAGGACACCCGCCTCGAACGGGACGTGGCTCTCGCCGTCATCGAGCCCGTGCGCCCGGCGCCGGCCGGGGACCGCCGGCTCGAGCCCCAGGCCCCGTCACTCGTAGCGCAGGGCAGCGGCGGGGGCCACGCGCATCGCGTGCCGAGCGGGCAGGATGGCCGCGATGACGCACGCCGAGAGGCCCAGCACCACAGTGCTGAGCACCGCGACGACCGGAAAGTGAAATTCCAGCGGCCACCCGAGTACCGCCTCCATCGTCCACCTCCCCCAGAGCACTGCGAGCGCGAGCCCCGTGAGCACGGCGAAGGTCACCCCGAAGAGACCCATCGTGACGGATTGCAGCGTGAGGAGGCCGACAACCCG
The sequence above is drawn from the Deltaproteobacteria bacterium genome and encodes:
- a CDS encoding ABC transporter permease encodes the protein MIARKIGRQYGLQLFSPAELMDHFAREVQRGFAFTTILQAVTLIVLLLGIADTLTASVLDRTRELGTMRAIGAPRRRVVGLLTLQSVTMGLFGVTFAVLTGLALAVLWGRWTMEAVLGWPLEFHFPVVAVLSTVVLGLSACVIAAILPARHAMRVAPAAALRYE